In the Moraxella osloensis genome, TTGTCTACCCCTTTTTTGCCAATGATAACGAGGTTATTGGTAAAGTATGGGTCGCTAAATGCCACCACTTTGCGACGCTCTGCGGTGTCTGACATCCCCGCCATGATGGCATGGTATTTTTGTGCTTGTAGCCCTGGAATCAGACCATCCCAATCTTGGGAAATCACTTCACATTTTAGCTTGGCTTCAGCACATAGCGCATCTGCCAAATCAATCTCAAAGCCGATTAATTTGCCATTGGCATCTTTATAACTAAAGGGGACAAAGCTTGATTCGGTAGCGATACGAATCTGTGGCATATCTGCGTTTGCTGCCGTGGTAGCGTTACTTGCTGCTGCCGTGTCTGCTGATTTTTGGGCAGGTTTTTGACAGGCGGTTACCCCCATCAAAATGGCCAACGACGATACACCCAAAACCGATAACTGTTTCATAACAACACCTTTTTGTCAAAATTTGAGGGTCACCCACATCTATTGTGTAAATCTTAAATCGCTCAATACAACGTCAATTAATTACCAAAATGTTGCTTTTGTAATTTTGCCAACTCGCCATTGCTTTGTAGTGCACCTAAGGCTTTGTCAAATTCTGCTTTTAGTGGATCGCCTTTACGAATAGCCATTGCGATGTTGTCACCATTATCCATCTCACTGCCGACGATTTGGTAGTTGGGGTTTTGTTTGAGCCATTCGCTTGCGGTTACTTTTTCAGACAGCACTGAATCGATACGACCTGATTTTAGGTCAATATAGGCGTTGTCATAGTTGTCATACAATTTGATTTCGTTGGTTTTGCTCAGTTTATCTTGAAGGTACTGCGCCATGGTGGTTGAGCGTTGACCGCCAATTTTTAGCCCTGAAATCGCTTGTGGGTTGAATTTGCCACCTTTGGCAGCGACCCAAACCATGGTGTTTTTAAAATAAGGCGTGGTGAAATCCACTTGCGCTGAACGCTCTGGGGTAATTGACATACCCGCGGCAACCGCGTCGTATTTTCTCGCCATCAAGCCTGGCAAAATACCGTCCCAATCTTGCGCTACGATTTCGCAGTCGAGTTTCGCTTGGGCACACAAGGCTTTGGCAACATCCACGTCATAACCACCTAACGTGCCATCGGCATTGGTATAGTTAAATGGTTTGTAGGCGCCTTCAGTGGCAATACGAATTTTTTTGCCTGTGCTGGCACTGGCAGCGGGTTGGCTGGCGGCTGCACCTTCTGTTTTTTCAGCAGGTTTTTGACAGGCAGTTAATCCCATGCTAACTGCGCATACCGTTGCCAAGGCGAGTTTTGAGTAGGTTGAATTCAAGGTTGATTGCATGGATGTTCCTTACAAATGAAATTTTTGAGTAAAAAGCGATTTAATATCAGGTTTCGCTTTCAGCGATTTCAATATTTAAAATCAATGCGACTAAAATAAATGCGAGTTTACAATTTAGTTAAAATTAACATAAATTAACATTTTTGCAAGTGAAAAACGTATTCAGCAACAATTAAATCAAATAAATTTTTTCTGATGCCTAAAACTACAAAACCGCCAATCGCATGGCGATTGACGGCTGATAGGCTGATTGGATTATTTTTGATGGCTTGCCATAAAGTCTTTCACCCGCGCTGA is a window encoding:
- a CDS encoding ABC transporter substrate-binding protein is translated as MKQLSVLGVSSLAILMGVTACQKPAQKSADTAAASNATTAANADMPQIRIATESSFVPFSYKDANGKLIGFEIDLADALCAEAKLKCEVISQDWDGLIPGLQAQKYHAIMAGMSDTAERRKVVAFSDPYFTNNLVIIGKKGVDKGADDLAGKSVGAQRSTTAAEYLAKNFPKATPKLYDTQDNAYLDLESGRIDLMISDSAPALYWLKTAKGQGFEVKGQPINIDDKIAIAFRQNDPLIGKFNTALAALKANGTYDKISQKYFADLPK
- a CDS encoding transporter substrate-binding domain-containing protein is translated as MQSTLNSTYSKLALATVCAVSMGLTACQKPAEKTEGAAASQPAASASTGKKIRIATEGAYKPFNYTNADGTLGGYDVDVAKALCAQAKLDCEIVAQDWDGILPGLMARKYDAVAAGMSITPERSAQVDFTTPYFKNTMVWVAAKGGKFNPQAISGLKIGGQRSTTMAQYLQDKLSKTNEIKLYDNYDNAYIDLKSGRIDSVLSEKVTASEWLKQNPNYQIVGSEMDNGDNIAMAIRKGDPLKAEFDKALGALQSNGELAKLQKQHFGN